CCGGCCGCTTCCGTCGTTTTCGCCGGATCCCATCATGTTGAAGAGAGTCCCGGCATTCAATACCCGACCGCGACGCCGTCGCGCCGCGAGTCGGCGCCTCCATGGAGCTTTCGGCTCTTTGGGTCGATCCGAATGCCCTGAGCGCCCCCGAAATAGGCATCGAAATCCGGATAAACCCGGATCGTGTGCCCCCAGGACCGGAGCGTTTCGATGACATCCTCCGCGATTCGGCCCTCGACGGACAGGGTCCGGCCCGCGGCATGGATCCGGGGCGCCTCGATGGCCTCGTCCAGGCCCATGCCGAAATCGACGATGTTGACGATGATCTGAGCGAGGGCCGAGATGATCCTCAGGGCGCCCGGCGACCCGAGGACCAGCAACGGTTGTCCGTCCTTGAAAACCAGCGTCGGCGCAATGCTGCTGGCCGGCCGCCGGCCCGGACCGATGGCGTTCGTTCCGCCCGGCTGCGCATCGAAATCGGCCATGTGGTTGTTGAGCAGGATCCCCGTTCCCGAGACCACGACGCCTGAACCGAAAAAGGAGTTGATGCTCTGGGTCAGGGCGACGGCGTTGCCGCGGCCGTCGACGACCGAAAGGTGGGACGTGTTTTCGCTTTCGAGTCCGACGGATTCGAGAGACCGATGGTCGAAACGGGCTTCGCCCTCCCGGATTTTTCTTCGAACGGCCTCGGCGTACGCCTTATTCGTCAAAACGTCGATGGGGAAAGCATGGAAATCCGGATCCCCGGAATGGGCCGCCTTGTCGGCGAAGGCCGGTTTCATGGCTTCGGCCAGGACATGGAGATAGGGGGCCGTGCCGAAACCCAGAGTCGCGATGTCGAAACCTTCCAGGATATTGAGGATCTGGATGAGATGGGTGCCGCCGCCCGAAGGCGGAGCTGCGGAGACAATCTCAAAGCCGCGATAGGATCCCAGAACGGGTCGGCGGATGCGAGCTTGGTAGGCCTTGAGGTCGTCGAGATCGAGGATACCTCCCAGAGCGGCGATTTCAGCGGCCATGGCGATTGCGATTTCCCCTTCATAGAAGGGGGTGGGTCCCTCCGCGGCGATTTGTTCCAGGGTCAAGGCCAGATCTTCGTTTTTTAGAATATCCCCGGGTTCGGGAGGCAGACCATCGGGCAGGAATAAGGCTTCCGCCGCGGGGAAAGCCATGATTTTTTCGATCTCGTCGACGATGACAGCCTGAAGATTGGAGCTGACGGTGAAGCCCTCGCGGGCCAGGCGGATCGCGGGTTCGAGAACTTCGGCCAGGCTCATCGTGCCGTAGTTTTCGAGGGCCAGGGCCGCTCCGGCGACGAGACCCGGAACGCCCGCGCCGTCCGGACCCCGGGATGTCCGGGTGTCGAA
This genomic stretch from Acidobacteriota bacterium harbors:
- the ggt gene encoding gamma-glutamyltransferase; this encodes MDFAKTAAGRFTAVPIAILVLSAFSCSGEQPAGPGDAVAETAMVASAHPAASAAGLEILKKGGNAVDAAVAAAFALSIAEPHASGIGGGGFMIIKTADTPEAVMIDYRETAPRRATPEYYYDPERDFDTRTSRGPDGAGVPGLVAGAALALENYGTMSLAEVLEPAIRLAREGFTVSSNLQAVIVDEIEKIMAFPAAEALFLPDGLPPEPGDILKNEDLALTLEQIAAEGPTPFYEGEIAIAMAAEIAALGGILDLDDLKAYQARIRRPVLGSYRGFEIVSAAPPSGGGTHLIQILNILEGFDIATLGFGTAPYLHVLAEAMKPAFADKAAHSGDPDFHAFPIDVLTNKAYAEAVRRKIREGEARFDHRSLESVGLESENTSHLSVVDGRGNAVALTQSINSFFGSGVVVSGTGILLNNHMADFDAQPGGTNAIGPGRRPASSIAPTLVFKDGQPLLVLGSPGALRIISALAQIIVNIVDFGMGLDEAIEAPRIHAAGRTLSVEGRIAEDVIETLRSWGHTIRVYPDFDAYFGGAQGIRIDPKSRKLHGGADSRRDGVAVGY